A stretch of DNA from Juglans microcarpa x Juglans regia isolate MS1-56 chromosome 5D, Jm3101_v1.0, whole genome shotgun sequence:
cggccaatgggttcaacgggttttgttcacgaTCTTTCTCAAAAGAATGagaagttaggccctagagggaataagtgtatctttataaggtactcagaacactctaaagtgtatgtgttaataggtgaacaatctgatggaagtgtgactgaaattgagtcacgagatatagatttcattgaagatgagtttccaagtaaATGTGAgtttgataggagtttagaatTTCATGAGATTGTGGAACAAGAGGAAAGTGCTTCAATGAATTTAGTTGAGAacgaggaagaaattcttcaagctcttacaaactataaaaaagatttgaatATGAGTGGTAGCACActacttgtcaatcaatcacaacaacctcagccaCATAGAAGCACAAGTAAAAGTATTCCTcatcgtcgttttgagattgaatagGAAACTTTTATGATAGCtctgcatgatgatgacgagcctaggacaattcatgaggctctctcatcttctactaaagatgaatggatgaaagctcttaatgatgagattgagtctatgaagacaaaccaggtctgggatctaGTTGATCTACTAACAGggcgtaagactattgggaacaaatgagTTCTTAAGGTCAAAGGCAAGTCGGATGgctcaatagataagtacaaaacTCGCTTAGTGGCAAAATGATATACTCAACACgagggtatagactatgaggaaacaTTTTCACCAGTGGTAAGGTTTGtctcaattcgcctgattctagctatagtagcaaacatggatttggaactctaccagatggatGTTAAGatagcatttctcaatggagaactagatgatgagatctatatggattAACCAAtgggttttgtggtcaaaggtcaagagcgcaaagtgtgcaagctcaaatgatctatatatggcctaaagcaatcatctagacaatgatACCTTagattccatcgagccattctcttgaatgggtttacgatgatcaaAGAGGATCATTAtgtctatgtcaaaaggtctaagaagagtttcattatgttgtcattgtatgttgacgacatactactaaCTAGAAATGATAAAGGGTTTATAGttgccacaaaagagtggttatcctttaattttgagatgaaagataTGGGTGAGACAGAATACATTCTGGAAGTTAAAatctacagagatcgctcaaagagatttttgtgtttgtcccaatagacttacataaagaaagtcttcgagcgcttcctaatgaatggatgtaaacccattaACACTCCTATTGCAAATagcgagaacttgtctaaagagttgtgtcctaagactcaaagaaaaaaggaaaagatggcccGTGTCCATTATGCTAATGCTGTGAGTagtctgatgtatgcaatgatgtgtactcggcttgacatatgctatgcagttggcttagtaAGTAGATTCCAATCTAACCACGGACTGGCTCACTAGAAAGCGGTCAAAAGaattatgcgatatctcaagggaactgcggactatgtgTTGTGATATCAaggttcagatttgcagctaagaggttacagtgatgccgattaGGGCAACGACCTAGATGAGagcaaatcaaccactgggtatgtcttttTGCTCAACAAAGGCGCCATTACATGGAGCAACAAGAAACAATCCTGTATAGTTTAATCCACCATGGAGGCAaaatacatagcttgttctgcaACAGTTCAAtaagctgtttggttacggaggttcctcaggcatttagacattggcacggatacttcagatccggtgacgatattctgcgatagcatggcagctctcgcatatgctaaggactcaaagtatcatggaagaaccaaacacatagatattagatatcactacatcagagacatggtagcgcaaaaggaagtggttctgaaacgcctttctacgagtcgcatggttgctgatcccttaacgaaaCCTATAGTAAGAGATGTCttcgaggctcatgttaggaatctaggattGCGTAGactgtaaatgtaatttgtgtttcaaatgacattgAAATGTAACCTTTCTTTTgagatattaatacaatatgatttagttctttatcgtattgtttttttctaatacaaacaagatatgtcaacaggctaagatcggctcactcacacgagcgatcgcctctagcACTTGAGTAACGAGTAGAGATGAGAtattgtgtccctaggtacttgcCCAAAtggataagttggttgacacaaacATATGTCGCcctagtgggagctaagatgaggtccattgagAGGGCTATGCATCAGTTATCCACTATCCATGTAGCCTGCAGTTAGCTAGATACGAGATCCTCTTTGACACCTTGGAGGCATGCAAATAGAGGAATTCAGGTTAGATGCTTAAGGagcgactagactaagatctgtacggtgttgatatagatatatgctctttgagaaagaaaaatcgACTGTAACATGCGTTTCATACTACATGTACTTATATGACCATATGAATGAGTAAAATGTtcccctctttctcactgtgtgagtctcattttttaaaaaaaatgtcatttacttttgactatgtcacgagatggaggttgtgatgtctgctactttggcatatTGACATGaccatgattgatacggtctaaagagacATTGTTGGGAAAACAGTTCGACCAAAATTAAGCCATACGTTACTTGACTTGTAATGGGCTTAATGCCATACGTTACATACTATTGCAGCTTGCAATGTCTGCAAAAGTAATTGCAGTGTAATGGCTGGCCTTGAAGGCCAGCTGCGtgtaggaggactatatatagtcatcctcaattggttttttggaatgatttgaattacacaaaaactctctctctttttattctctcttgataagatatttaggttatggatttgttaagtgttactctagttttatactacgtagtacacttcaccactaagaggaaacgcttagAATTTGTCAATCTGgagaaacttgtggagcaattttataaactgagcttgaggtatttttttagCTGTGCTTTCTAACATTTGCGCATATTGTTGTCGATCGATTATGAAAGTGGAAAACTCCAttgtacaaatattttttgcGGCCAAGGTGTCTTTTCGGAGGAAAAGGTAAAAAGATACGATGCATGCTAACTGTTCTAATTAACTTAATTACACCagaaataatactatatactacaCTTACATCTTAATATTTCTTGGTTTCATCTCACTTTATAAATATGacactttttattaattttgaattatCTCTTAActtattgataaaataattcaaGAGTTGTTGGAGAATGCAGCTAGTTTAGCATATAAAACAAGATTTAACTATACCCATTGAAAgaaaatttgtttctttttcaattattgtTGTGAAGAATGTAAACCAATTTATGATCATGATTGACACGACACTTACACACAGTTTGAGGTACAAACTAGAAATGTGGGATAGGCCTTTTAATATGGCACACGTACACCGGATTCAACATTTTGgagattttccttttcctttactTTGAATAGGCAGTCATGAAGaatgataagttgaaatgaaattgagagagaacaacttgtatttttttttatattaaactgTACATTAAAAGACCCTATTTATAGATGCATGAAATCTGAGGAAGAAGGAAATtacaataaatcaaatatactAATTGATTTATACAATAAACTGAATATGGTAGAAAATAAGTTATATTACCATACATATgctagaatattatgaatatattttatcataagtATGGTACTATTCTAATTAACATCCCCCTCAAACTCAAGAGGATGTTGAAGACGTCATCTTGAGTTTGGAAATAAGATTATGTTGATAGCCAGGTGGATGAGACTTAGTGAAGATGTTAGCCAGTTGATCTTCTGATGAGACAGAATCTAAAAATAAGGTGCCTTACTAAAGATGATCATATCAGATGAAGTGTTAATCAATCTCGATATGCTTGGCTCACCAAATTCAGTTTTGTAATTTCTGAGAAATGTTTTCTACCCTAATGCACATGAACTACCTTGTTTGTCCACAAGACTGTTGCCAATACTATTTATGTCCTGCTATGTGTGGACGACATGATCATCACTGATGATGATATCACAAGCATACACaatcttcaacattttcttAGCCAAAACTTTGAGGTGAAGGACTTGGGTCaactcaattattttcttgacCTTGAAGTTACTTATAGTTCATATGGTATTATCTCTCTCAAGCTAATTATTTTCTCTAATACCATGTGAAATAACCACTTGTCTCAAATGCttaaattgatgaaaaattatagatttaattatttgtattatattcttaacattttCCCTCACGTGTGGGCCCTACACCTCCTCAATGAATAGGCCTaacatgtgaaatatttaattatatgggATAAAGTATAGAGTTAGAGTTCAAACTCAGAACCTCTAGctgctctaataccatgaaGAATGacaagatgaaatgaaattgagagaaaagaaTTTGTATTTCAATATATCAAAATGTACAATGAAATGCCGTATTTATAGATGAACGAGGCATGAGAAAGaaggaaattaaaataaatatactaattgttttacacaataaactaaatatggtaaagaataaatcatattattgtacatatgctataatataattctATCATAAGTATGGTTAGTGGTGGAACCAAGAATTTGTTTCCGAGGGGTCCAAGCAAAGCTAAAAATATAGCaagatttctttttattctattttatacaatttttcctactatatagaaaaatttgatggtaaaatctaaaatataaataaaatatgtttaatataACCTGTGTAttacaaaaagtatatcatgtgccaagaacaatatatcattgaaataatataaagatacccatacaaatatatcaaaaaaaaaaaaatactgagcGCCTAAAATTGTAAGTTAGattcttttaaagaaacaaaatcatcaagtatTTAATCTAAATTCTTAGCGATTTCTCTTTCAATATAGACAACTAAATTATTTGctagaaactcatcttcaatttATTGCGAAGTCTTGTTTTAACAATCTTTGTAGCTGAAATGCTTGTTCACTAGTCGTTGTAGATACTAGAAGAGTCAAAACATGACGAATCAATTTATCAATAAGATagtatgttttttatttctctgtCTCTCCCAATCTTCGACATAAGTCTGCAATGGATGTCAAATTCTTAAATTTTGGACTAGCAAGCACATCAATTTCAAAATGCTTAAATTGAAATCTCAAACTAATTTTCACATTCTCAGAAAAATCAAGAAGATAATATTTCTCCACAAGACAACATGAGATATcatcaatattaaattatttataagcatCATTTGGATCCAAAGCTAAGTGTCAAAAGTTCTATCACTCCACCAAATCTACTATCAATCTCTTGCAATTGAAGGTATATAATAGTATTTAATATGTCAAAATGATAATGATGCTCTATTGAAATGTGATCTCATTGGTGATGACCACAACCTTCTACATAACAAGTGCTCAAATCTGGAATGTCAATATCAAATTACTTGGAGAAAGAGATAGCATTCTCAAACAAATTTTCTCAACCTTCATCTTTCATCTTTTGAATTAGTGTTTTTGTGGTAGAAACCATATCATGGCAGTGAAAATGTCTTGAGACTTTTGCAGCAAAACTCGATAAAAAATACCAGTAATGCCcatgattttcataattaaatacaaaataaatagaaattggaatgatataatcattttataatcaGCATTTGCATTCCTGTGATGAGAGTAAGTTGATCcttcttttattatgttttcaagTACCGAGCAAGCGGTTCCAAACATTCATAGTAGgctgaaaatagaataaaaatgaaaatcccAACGAGAATCACCAGCTCATTGGACAATGCCAATTTGGTTAACTCATTTTCCACTTTCAAGTTCATCAATAGCTAGCAAATATGCTTGTGTTTCTTGAGCAACTTGTAGTTCATCATGATGTTTACATGAAGCACCAACTactttgataataaaattcaaatttgagaaaaactaaaaaactcaTGAACTGGAACCACCTCTCTAGATGCAGCTATTAATGCAAACTATAATCGATGAGCAAAACAATGAACATATTATGCATATGGgctatttttaagaaataatgctttaaatcatttctctttaccACGCATACTGCttgcatgatcatatccttgTCAACGAATATTCTGAATATCATGACAATGATGAGAAAGAATTGTCAATATCTCATTCTTTAGATTCAATACCAATGTATCTTTAACATgtacatgataaaaaaaaaaaatgttcttgtAGAAAACCATAATTatcaacaaatctcaaaattatagCAATTTGCTCCCTCTTAGACTCATCTTGTGCCTAATCAACAATAATGCAAAATTTAgaattctcaatatatatatatatatattcacaaattttatttcACACAATCTTTGCAAGTActtccaaaatttctttttgaattttgggtGAAATATACTTTGAAGATTCAggagcatttttcaaaataagttttacaactttataattatatgtagcCAAGAGTTTAAGCATCTCAAGAAAATtacctcaattttttttatcgggGGTATGTCTCATCAGACACATCCTTGAAATGCAAGTCATCAACAATATCAATAGATGTTTTTACTCAATATGATTCagaaatgcacaattttttgcatcattgatttttttccaaCTTCTGAATCCCATAATAGTATATACATCTCATTTAGATGTCAAAATGTTTTCAttgtaaatagatatataacATGGTAAATAATATGCAAAATCATTTGATGGAGAATACTCAAGCCAAGATGCAGATTATATGAACCTAGAAGCTTGAAAGCGATGAGGATGCTTTTCTGAACTAGAAAATGTGTATTTCAAGAGTCATACTTGATAAGGACCCATTTTCAAATAAGTCATTTTTTCGTCACGTTGATTGATTGGATAGTCCCAAACAGGAGGACGTAATCCTAAATCCCATTATAGAGAAGATATATCAACATCTTTGGAATCAAGCattgaaaatgtaaaatgaatCTCTTAGGACTCCACAATTGAAGAGTTAAGAGAATTTTCATCGGGTTCAACttagagttttaaaaaaaataccatggAATgacaacttcttttcttttgaaaaatgactCGATAGTTGTTAATTTGGACATAATTcataaatctaaatttgaagTCAAATTATaaccacaaaataaataatcattcaatagaTTTAATCATAGTTGGAAGGGATATTCTTCTCTCCCCCCCCTTCCCCCCTCCGACCCACTAGGTTGGGCCTGGGCCAGATACTAAGGCCTTTTTCAAACTggactccccccccccccccccaccccaccccGACCCAAGAATCATCAAAAGGGTTTGGCCCATAAACTATCTTAGCAAAAAGGGAATACTTTGCGTGAGAAATAAGTGGAATGGGAAAGACAGGACATGTCGACTCTGACACTTGCCTGTGATGACCAGCATTAAAGGATCTACGCTAGCAAGCAAATGGAAACCACAGGCAACCCTCAATTCTCTAACAATGGGAACAAGGAGTGACTGCGCCAATCACCAAACGTCGAGACACTACCCGAGAAGGCACACCGCATTAATAATGCCACCTCAGATGCCACACCCATTAAAGGCAGTGATTGAGGCAATTGTGGACATGACACAGACCCCTGACATAAGAAACAAGAATGTCCCCGAAACCTCATATAAAAGCCATGATCCAGATACAAATGAATCTATTTGAACTCTACGATTCTTCAGTAATTCTCTCAGAAGAACTATTAACCTTGGTATCGAAGGTTTCCCGGATCACCACTGAGCACATCTTTGTCTTTATGATCGCATGTAGAAACATCCCGAACTTGGTCGTAGGAACTCAGCCTAGGCGTACCGAAATACGTCCTTAATAATAGCCAAACCAAGTACTAGAGGTAGCACGACAAGATATATTTGAActtaatatcataaataaatttatgaagtTTTCTAGTTACGTaactattacaaaaatacaagggataaatatttttttataaataaaataatgtatattttcttgttaaaaaaaagttgataagaTTGATGTTATGAACCTGATGCGGTGCCGTTTTGATTTGGAAGTATATTTTCTATTCGTCTTTAGCGTTAGATAAAATGTGTCATCATCgtataggttattttattttatcttttttgtttcatgtAGATTGGGCTAAATATAAATCACCAAATGTCCAACAAATTTggtaatttatatttaaagtaatttgaaaagttaatattaatatatttaatgttatttaaaattttaaagattaggctatatttggatatttagataagttaagttgagttatgaatagtaatattttatagattctATTGATATgtacttactttttttaattgagattagtttaactttttagattaaaatatatgaagtaagttgagatgaatttaatttttataaaaaattgaaaagataatGAGTCATATCAATAATTGGTTTCAGACGAATGAATCTCACACCATAAACGTCCACTTCTTCATCATATATCTCTTTATCATGATATTTAATCTATTatcaatttatcattaataatttaataattagtaaAAACATGTTCAAATTACTCAACAAATTAGTTGCGTACGTGAGTGAGTTTACACTTGACAAATCGAAGTGAATGTCTTCCAAGTTGCAAGTCCAAATCATGGAGTCCTCGATCGGTCTCAGCCCCACTCATCGTTCAGAGCTCAGAGCCAACCaaaaagaagcagaagaaaagCCGCTTACTGCCATCTGACATGCATGCTGCATCTTCTGTTTCCACACGCCAAGTTATACCCCTTCAGCGGTCCAACTTCTACGTGTGAGGCCTCTTTCTTTATCAGCCATATAGGCGTCTGCGTATTCTGCAGCAATTATCGAGGACAGACTACGAACAGAGAAATTGGATCCTCAATATTGAAATCCGAAAACAGGTCCTCACTCCCCGGTAGATTGGATTTTTGCTACTAGTGATCTCGGAGATGGAATaatatctaaaatttatattcaactttttttctaatCTTTCATTAAAGTTCAAGTAGCGGACTGTACAAATTTCGTGTagtctttaagaaaaaaaaaaaaaaaaaaaaaaaaaaaatatatatatatatatatatatatatatagaacatgatttatataaaaaaaaaattaattttttcatcataattttatttttttcagaaggATTACGGATACTTTATATATTTGTGCACAAAGACGTAAATAGCATTTAGTTTAATGAGCCTCGGCTTGTGAAATTTTTGGTCAATAATGTCTGCATTATTGCCGTAAACGAAACTACCACGATGCTTCCCCACCCCAGATAGCCTTGctccccatatatatatatatatatataaagatagcTAAGGTTGAATATATCTGACCTGAAAGCTTGGAGAAACATAATAACACGGACACACAGATGGCAGAGTTGTTCATTAAACAGGCGGCAGAGTATGCGGAGGGTCGGCCTAGCTACCCTTCAGAATTGTTTGAATTCATTGCTTCCAAGGCACCGTGTCAAGACCAGGCATGGGACGTGGGCACTGGGAGCGGCCAGGCTGCTCGACACGTAAGTTTGCAGCCTTTTCCCTTTCCTCCCTCTAGAAGTTGCAACATCTTGTTGCCCTGAGAATGTTGTGATGATCCTACAAAGGATCATGTCAgaataaaaattagattattatttcGAATTAAGTTTTCCGAGTAACTGATTAGCAAATGTAAAAATAGTCATTTGAGAGAGAGGCAGAAACTAGCAATTACAAGAGACATTGAATTCCATTTTAATAATTTGCATTTTGGAGACTTTTGATCTCATGCAACCACATCTCTTTGTTTTCCAGCTAGCTGGGATCTTCAAGAATGTCATAGCCACAGACACAAGCCCAAAACAGTTGGCATTCGGACCAAGGCTACCCAATATAAGGTACCAACAGACCCCTCAAACCATGTCTGCAGCCGAGCTTGAACGCGATATTGCATCTCAATCAAGCATCGATGTTGTGACTATTGCACAGGCCATCCACTGGTTTGATCTCCCCATTTTCTACCAACAAGTGAAATGGGTACTCAAAAATCCTCATGGTGTCGTAGCTGCATGGTGCTACACCACTCCAGAAGTCAATGACTCCGTTGATGCAGTCTTCCAACCATTTTATACCATCGCTGCAGGCCCTTATTGGGAGCCACCACGTAGATTGGTGGATGAGAAGTACAAGACCATTGATTTTCCATTCGAGCCTGTGGATGGAGCTGATGACACAGGGCCATTTGATCAGTTTGTAATCGAGAGATTGATGGATTTAGATAACTATTTTACATACTTAAGATCGTGGTCTGCGTATCAAACAGCGAGGGAGAAGGGTGTGGAGCTTTTGAGCGATGATGTGATTGAGGAGTTTACCCGTGCTTGGACTGAAGATGGACAAGACCAGAAGGTTGTGAAGTTTCCAATTTATCTGAGGATTGGAAGAGTGGGGAATATGTAAAAATCAAATGGCTAAACCATTTTGTTTCAGAGGAATTATGAATCCGTTTCCCATGTCATTAAGTGTGGCGGCTTTCAGCCACTACAGAGGGCTCACCATAGTTCATCTGTTGGACTGCTTCAAAACTCGCATTTATAGCGAGTCCTAATTTCTTGATTTGTTGctcaataaaatatgagatcgaATTAACTTATTTGCACCATTctcaattgtttttcttttcatgcaacATCATTACTTTAAGAGTACTGTAAAACAGAGAAGGCAAAGTAGAAAACGCAAATTTCAAGATTCGTAACTCTCTTGATTTCTTGATTTATGTATACttgtaaaacataaataaaatgagatgagatgtattttcaaataagttgatattgatgtcgtgttttgcgGGCCTGGACAACTTCACACCCCTGGTATACGAGCGATCATTTGCACAGTAACTAGGGGGAGGACTTCGGGATCCGTTGATCCTTTGATGTTTAAGTCAATATGGTAAAGAAGATAATAAACAGTAATCGAAAATGATAATGTAAGGTGA
This window harbors:
- the LOC121266597 gene encoding putative methyltransferase DDB_G0268948, with the translated sequence MAELFIKQAAEYAEGRPSYPSELFEFIASKAPCQDQAWDVGTGSGQAARHLAGIFKNVIATDTSPKQLAFGPRLPNIRYQQTPQTMSAAELERDIASQSSIDVVTIAQAIHWFDLPIFYQQVKWVLKNPHGVVAAWCYTTPEVNDSVDAVFQPFYTIAAGPYWEPPRRLVDEKYKTIDFPFEPVDGADDTGPFDQFVIERLMDLDNYFTYLRSWSAYQTAREKGVELLSDDVIEEFTRAWTEDGQDQKVVKFPIYLRIGRVGNM